The genomic DNA GGGGGTAAACAACATGCCAAGAGTTAAAAAAGGCGTGACTGCACATAGACGTCATAAAAAGATATTAAAACTGGCGAAAGGCTACAGAGGAGCCAAGAGCAAACAGTTTAAAAAGGCCAATGAAACGGTTATGAAGGCGCTGTATTATGCCCGCCGTGACCGTCGTGCCAAAAAAGGCGAATTCCGCAGATTGTGGATTGCCCGTATTAATGCGGCTGCCCGCACCAACGGCATTTCTTACAGCCAGTTGATGAACGGCCTGAAAAAAGCCGGTGTGGAAGTAAACCGTAAAATGTTGGCAGAGCTTGCTGTAAGCGACAGTGCGGCCTTTGGTTCGTTAGTGGCTGCTGCGAAAGAGCAATTGGCCAAGTAAGATAAATCCGGAGCAATCCGGATTTTTTTACATAACCGGAGATTCTAAAAAGGAGTGTTCCGACTCTATGCTGGAACGTATCAACAGCTTGCAAAACCAATATGTCAAACTGGCTGCCTCCTTAAGGGGAAAAAAGTACCGCGAGGAAACAGGACTTTTTGCCGCAGAAGGGATCCGGCTGGTCGAAGAAGCGGCGCAATCGGACTATTGCATTGATTTGTGCCTGTGTACCGAGAAAGTGGCCCGGAGCGAACGGGGACAGGCTATTCTCGCTGCTTTGGGGCAGAAGAATATCCGGTTGCTGGAGGTTAGTGAGAGCGTCTATGCTAAAATAAGCGATACCGAGCAACCCCAGGGAATTATGGCGCTTGTACAAAAGAAACGTTTTTGTTTGCGGGAAGTAGCTGACCGGCAGGGGGCTCCGCTCTGGGTGGTGCTGGATCACCTCCAGGACCCGGGCAATGTGGGCGCCGCCATTCGCAGTGCCGATGCGGCCGGTTGTACGGCGGTTATCCTGTCGCCGGGCTGTGCCGATCCGTTTGCCGGCAAGACGGTACGAGCCAGTATGGGTTCCTTGTTCCACCTGCCTATACTAGAGCAGGTGGCTTTAGCGGATTTTTTCCGGTTCTGTAAAGAAACAGGCGTTACACTGCTGACCTCTTCGCTAACCTCCTCAGACGTTTACTTTGAGGTTGACTTTACGTCAGGCGTTGCCGTTATTTTCGGCAACGAAGGAAAGGGCGTCAGTCAGGAAAGCCTGGCGGCAGCCGATCAAAACGTATATATTCCTTTGGTAGGGAAGGCCGAATCGCTTAATGTGTCGGCCGCCGTTTCCGTGATCCTTTACGAAGCGGTACGGCAGAGATATTACGGACAACGGCAGGGAAAAAATGACCGGTAAGTGTGAAGGTCAGCCTGGGGAACTATTAATTCGCACCGCGTATACAGACGGATATTTTTTAGCCTAGCCGTGTCAGCAAAACCCTGGAATAGCCAATCTTTCCTTCGGTTTTGCTTTCTCGTCAGGTGAAAAATCTCTCGTCATGCCGGCAGGCTCAATAAATCAGCGGTTCCCTTGTAAATTGAGAATCTGTATGCTACAATAGAAAAAAGTCCTGATACCGACATTAAATAGGGAGGGTGTGGTCTTGGTGTTGACCGCCGAATTCTTCTGGAAATTGTTTGTAACGACCGGTTCTATTGCTGCGTACTTATCTTATCGACAATTGATCATGCATTGATGGACTTTAATCGCGATGACGGAAAAAGTATGTCAGGTCTGTTTCGTACAGGGAGGAAGCTGCCGTAGATTGAGAGCAGCTCCGGGGACATCTGGCAGAAGTTCGTTCCTGAGTATCCGGGCTGAAGGTGAATTCTGGTAGGCCGGACGTTTCTTCCGCGTTAGGGAAGCAGAGTATAAATTTAGGGTGGTACCGCGGAAGTATGGCTTTCGCCCCTTTTCAGGGGCGGAGGTCTTTTTATTTAGTTTTTAGTTTAGGAGGATAGTTATGGAAGAACAATTGGCAGCACTAAGGGAGCAGGCGCTTCGTGAACTAAACGAAGCTGAGGGCATCAATGCCCTGAATGAACTAAAAGTTAAATTTTTAGGAAAAAAAGGGAGCTTGACCGGACTTCTGAAAGGCTTGGGCGGCTTGCAGCCGGAAGAACGGCCTCGCATTGGGCAGCTTGTCAACGATATCCGAGTACAACTGGAAGCCGGGATTACTGCTAAGGGTGAGGAACTAAAGCAGGCAGAGCTGGCTAACCGACTGGCCTCTGAACGGATTGACGTAACTCTGCCGGGGCGTCGCCCGGCGATAGGCACCAAGCATCCACTGACACTGACGCTGGAACGGATCAAGGAAACCTTTATGCGGATGGGGTTTGATATCGCCGATGGGCCGGAAGTGGAGACCGATTATTATAATTTTGAGGCGCTAAACCTGCCGCCGGACCATCCGGCCCGGGATATGCAGGATTCCTTCTATATTACCGAAGATATATTGCTGCGCACCCATACCTCACCGGTACAGGTCCGCACCATGCAGGCGTCGGATCCGCAAAAGCCTATTCGGATCATTGCGCCGGGCAAGGTATACCGCCGCGATTATGATGCTACCCATTCACCGATTTTTCATCAGGTGGAAGGACTGGTAGTCGATAAGGGCATCCGTTTTTCCGATCTGAAGGGTACGCTGGAACTGTTTATCCATGAAATATTCGGCAGCAAAGTGGGCGTTCGTTTCCGGCCCAGCTTTTTTCCGTTTACCGAACCGAGCGCCGAAGTAGACATTTCCTGTGTAATGTGCGGCGGCAAGGGCTGTCGTGTATGTTCGGGGACCGGCTGGCTGGAAATTCTGGGGTCAGGCATGGTGCACCCCCGTGTGCTGGAAATGAGCCGGTTTGATTCGGAACAGGTCAGTGGTTTTGCTTTTGGCATGGGGGTCGAACGTATTGCTATGCTGGTATACGGCATTGATGACCTACGTTTGTTTTATGATAACGACTTGCGCTTCTTGCGGCAGTTTTAAGAAGGAGGTTTAACCTATGCGTGCATCTGTTAAATGGCTTAAAGACTATATTGATTTTAAGGAAACACCGGAAGAACTGGCCGACCTGCTGACTATGGCCGGTGTGCCTGTTGCCACCGTTGAATATTTAGGTAAGAATATTGAAAAAGTAGTAACCGGAAAAATTCTGGCTATTGAGTCGCATCCTAACGCCGATAAGCTGTGCATCTGCAAAATCGATGTTGCCGCCGGTGAGATACTTACCATTGTAACCGGAGCAAAAAATGTCCAAGAAAATGATATTGTGCCTGTGGCGCTGGTGGGAGCCGAATTGCCGAACGGCATGAAAATTAAAGA from Propionispora hippei DSM 15287 includes the following:
- the rplT gene encoding 50S ribosomal protein L20, whose translation is MPRVKKGVTAHRRHKKILKLAKGYRGAKSKQFKKANETVMKALYYARRDRRAKKGEFRRLWIARINAAARTNGISYSQLMNGLKKAGVEVNRKMLAELAVSDSAAFGSLVAAAKEQLAK
- a CDS encoding TrmH family RNA methyltransferase gives rise to the protein MLERINSLQNQYVKLAASLRGKKYREETGLFAAEGIRLVEEAAQSDYCIDLCLCTEKVARSERGQAILAALGQKNIRLLEVSESVYAKISDTEQPQGIMALVQKKRFCLREVADRQGAPLWVVLDHLQDPGNVGAAIRSADAAGCTAVILSPGCADPFAGKTVRASMGSLFHLPILEQVALADFFRFCKETGVTLLTSSLTSSDVYFEVDFTSGVAVIFGNEGKGVSQESLAAADQNVYIPLVGKAESLNVSAAVSVILYEAVRQRYYGQRQGKNDR
- the pheS gene encoding phenylalanine--tRNA ligase subunit alpha; amino-acid sequence: MEEQLAALREQALRELNEAEGINALNELKVKFLGKKGSLTGLLKGLGGLQPEERPRIGQLVNDIRVQLEAGITAKGEELKQAELANRLASERIDVTLPGRRPAIGTKHPLTLTLERIKETFMRMGFDIADGPEVETDYYNFEALNLPPDHPARDMQDSFYITEDILLRTHTSPVQVRTMQASDPQKPIRIIAPGKVYRRDYDATHSPIFHQVEGLVVDKGIRFSDLKGTLELFIHEIFGSKVGVRFRPSFFPFTEPSAEVDISCVMCGGKGCRVCSGTGWLEILGSGMVHPRVLEMSRFDSEQVSGFAFGMGVERIAMLVYGIDDLRLFYDNDLRFLRQF